The following nucleotide sequence is from Aspergillus luchuensis IFO 4308 DNA, chromosome 1, nearly complete sequence.
TGGGATCAGATCCGTGAACGGGAAGAGGGCAAACGCATGCGCCGCTTGATCAAGAAGATCCATGATGACGGCAGTTATGATACCGAAATTTCTATTCAGAAGCGGCGCGATTCTCACCCGATAAGCGCCCACGATGGCGCGCCTGACGCTTCGCCGAAATTGACTTACGAGCCCAGGTCCGCGGGCCCAACAGGGAATCTCACAAACAGCCCTAATCTCAAGGCCCCACAGCCCGCATATGGACAAAGACAGAGCGTTCAGATGCGTTCTTTTACAACACCCATACCCACCACCCATGATCATGCGTCTTCCGAGCTTGCTCCGAGCGAAGCTAATACAATGTGGTCCCGATCGGACTATTCGCGAGCTGTTTTGTCTAGCATTGGCGGCGAGCATCACAGGCAGAGCCCTTCGATGTCCAGCGATGGCGGAACATTTCTGATACCTATTAGATCTTATGAGGACAGTCCCAAGAGCGGCAGTCCAGCAGCGCAGCATGCTACTCTTGCACACACAGGCCCCTCGTCATCCACGGGAGATCTAGGCGTCAAGTTCGAGCACTCACGCGGCAACAGTTCGGATTCGACGACTGGTCGCCGGTATTATGAATCCATCAGGCAAGACGGCGGGATCCGTCCTTCGCCCCAGGAGTCAAGCAACCGTCATTCTGGTGGAGAAACCCCGTCTTCATACCCCAAAGACCACCGTAATGGGCTGCTGGGCTTCTTCAAGAAACGTTCCAAGGCAGGCGATTCCAACCACCCGTCTCCAGAGGAGCCTTTTTTGGAGTCTCCCACCAGTCCAGTGAACATGCGCCAGAACAGCTCGCAGCTGCCTTATAATAGGCCAAATTTCAGCACCAGTGAGTTGTCGCTGGGCGGCGAGCGgccgtcgtcttcatccatgtCGGACCATGAACGATTGGCGTTGCGAGGTAACAAGCCAATGCAAAAGAGCAAAAAGTGGACTTTTGTGACTCTGGACGGATGGAACTATCGCTTGGTCGACATAACCGAGATGGACTCTGTGGAGACACTGCGTTCTGCCATTTGTCAAAGCCTTGGAATCGCTGATTGGACTGGGGCGCAGATCTTCATGACAGAGCCCGGGCAGACTGAACACGATGAGCCGTTGAATGACACTAGCCTGGCTTTGTGTCGGCGGACCAAGTCAGACACGGTTGGCTCATTGAAGCTGTTTGTACGAGGGCCCCATATGCAACTGGGTGTGAATAGCTCCACTCACTACGGCTTGGGGCTTTCGATCCCAGAGAAGGGCACAGCCTCACCCACGTCTGCTCACCAGTTGCATAGAAAGCCgcttgatgatgaagctcTCAGCAGGATATCTCCTCATAACCCAGCCAAGCCCACGTCTCCTCAAGTGTCTTCACGGCAGCAGCTCAAAGCTCCCAGTTCCAAGCTACCGCCAGCCTCGCAACCATCAATCACAACGTCCCCAGTCGATGGTGGCGCCGAAGCAGGACTGCCGACTGATGCCGAGAAGGCAGACTTGTTAGCTCGTCACGAAGAACATATGCGTGAGGTCGAGCGGAAACAGAGGGCCTATCGCATCTCAAAGGTCCCCCCGATGCCACAGCCGAGAAAAGATGTCTATGGCGAAACTGGTTACAGGCGTGAAGGTGTCATTGATTTTGATCAACCTCGGACGTCTCCTTACGAAGACAAGAAGTCTGAGCCGCTCGTGCCCCTTCGCAAGCCTCCCACTGCGCCTCACGAGTCAAGTACACTGACTAAAGTCAACTCActaaggaagaaggatgttgaGCGGCCCCGCATACAGACTACCGCACAACCACATGGTACTCATGGTCTCGGTGCGGTATTGGCTAGTGTTGGTAGGATGACCAGCGCCATTGGAACCCCGTCTCCATCAGTTCCCACGCCACCTGCTGCCAGTCAGGAGTTCAAAGGACCGCAATCATCGGAGCAAGATAACCAAACAACGCCGACAGTGCATTCGAGCCAGTCTCCGGCACAACCTGGTTCTGCGACTCCTCAGGAACCAAAACCGACTCTGCAGTCTCGCAAGTCATTTGGACCCGAATTTGACTTTGAGGAGACCAAGGTCTCATTCCAAGGGTCACCGGTGCCACAGCAGCCCCAGGAAGACTCCGACGAGGACTCCGATGATGGTCTTTTTGCCATTCCCATCGCGAGTACCAAGACCCCGGTTAAAGAGAACCCGCCTGTGTCCGTCTCGCCCGAGTCGCAAAGGCGAGCCGGGAAACCGTCTCTCACACTGAACACTGAAAACAGGCTACGGAAAGGATTATCCGTTAGCTTCAGGTCCCCAAGTGCTACCCGCGAAACGTTCGCCAGTTCAAGCGGGGAATCGGGCAACAGGAACCCGTCCTTCCTTGACATGAGTGCTTcgccggaggaagagaagccaCCCCGCAGGGATTCCTTTGCCCAAGGAGACCTGTGGGCAAGCAGACCTCCAGTCGAGGGCGTTATTGATCACctcgatgacttcttcccGGACATTGACCTCGATACCCCTTACCTTGACGGGCAGGGCATGtcacccccttcatccccggCATCTAAGGTTGCAACCGACAACGACATAATTCCCAAGGATAAACCAGAAGCTGTATCACACCCCACACCACATACACCTGCGCCGCCAAGCGAAAATACCCTTGGCTCCAGCGAGCCAACCATCAAGCCTCAGGATCCAGGAGTCGTTGCTCGGCGGAACGTCAGTCGCTCTGGCGGTGGACTCACACGCATGAAATCGATTCGAGAAGTAGCAAAAGGTGCCAATCAAGCTAGTAGGAATCGGAGTGTGACGGCCAATACCGGCAACCAAAGATCCGGTGATATTTTGCGTCGCAAGAGCACGAAGATGTTCGGCGCCAAGATTATGCAAATCAGTCCGAAGCGTGGAAGCCGACTTAGCCAGCTGGACCCTATTCCCCAGAACCAGGCGCCTGCGGGCAATATCCCTCAAAGACAGCCCACTTTCCGCATCATCCGTGGTCAGCTCATCGGCAAGGGAACTTATGGCCGCGTATACCTTGGCATGAACGCTGACAATGGTGAGGTCTTGGCTGTGAAGCAAGTGGAGGTCAATCCTCGGATTGCCGGAACAGACAAGGACCGCATCAAGGAGATGGTCGCAGCGATGGACCAGGAAATTGATACCATGCAACATCTCGAGCATCCTAACATTGTGCAGTACCTCGGTTGCGAGCGAGGCGAGTTCTCCATCTCAATCTACCTCGAATATATTTCTGGTGGCTCTATCGGCAGTTGTCTTCGCAAGCATGGCAAGTTTGAGGAGAGCGTGGTCAAGTCTCTGACGCATCAGACCCTGAGCGGGCTGGCCTATCTTCACAACCAGGGAATTCTCCATCGCGACCTGAAAGCCGACAATATTCTCCTGGATCTGGACGGAACATGCAAGATCTCCGACTTCGGAATTTCCAAGAAGACAGACAACATCTACGGAAACGATTCGACCAACTCCATGCAGGGCTCGGTCTTTTGGATGGCGCCCGAGGTCATCCAGTCCCAAGGACAAGGGTACAGCGCCAAGGTAGACATTTGGTCTCTCGGATGTGTGGTGTTGGAGATGTTTGCTGGACGCCGGCCGTGGAGCAAGGAAGAAGCTATCGGCGCAATCTTCAAGCTGGGTAGTTTGAGTCAAGCCCCTCCGATCCCTGAAGATGTTTCCATGAACATCACACCAGCAGCGCTCGCCTTTATGTACGACTGCTTCACAGTGTAAGTGACATTGCCTTCTAGAGCCCTTTCCCGCCAGACTGACATGTTATAGGGACTCGCGTGATCGGCCAACTGCTGAGACTCTCCTAACCCATCCCTTCTGCGAACCCGACCCGAAGTACAATTTCTTGGATACCGAGCTCTACGCCAAAATCCGCCACGTCCTGTAAAGCCCTGTTCAGTGTTATCATATTTCCAAgcatctctctcttccagcgTTTCGACTATGCATTTTGTTTTCCTCTCCCCTGCATCATACCCAAATCTGCAGCATTTCGCATTCGGTGTGGCATAGTTTGTTTGACGGAATCCGGCTGGGTGAGCTTAATTGTTTGAATAAGATTCTGGATATGCCTGGTCTCTTCTTGGTTGAGACATAATCACAGAAAAAAGTGTCTTGTCCCGTTTCGTCTTCAAAACACTGTATATACATTTGAAttcaagaaaataagaatactaatatctactagtactaccacTGTACAAGAATTAAAGTCCATACTATCAAGACCTTacactcccacccccactcaaactcccctcctcatcatcctcatccctctccaacccaacAAACCCCACCCTAAACACCCCCTCACACCACTCCGCAAAAGTATCCACATCCcaaacctcatcctccctccccttccccttcttacTCACAaaattccccctcctcctctccgcatCAACATACATCTCCCAAAACTCCTCATAAATCTGAATGACCCGATCCTGCACCGCCCCCACCAGCGTCTCCCTCATCCGTCCATCATCCAAATACTCCCCTAACACCTTCCTCAAACTCGCCACCTCCCTCTCTACATTCCCGCACAATGTATCCATCAAGCCCCCAGCAGAGGGAAGATTTCCAGAGGATGTCCTAGCCGGCAACGACGCCGTCATCTTCCCCGCCGCAATCTCATTAATGAATTCGTTGATCACGGTACGGAGCCGTCCATCCAGTTCGACCTTCGCGTCGAGCATGTTCTCCACGACACGGGGGAGGAGGCCATGGCCGACGAGTTTGAATAGGTTTCGTGGGTTGAAGAGACCTCCGCGTGAGCGCAGCTCGTAGAATGTGGAGGTCATGGCGGAGAAGTCGAGGGTGGTTTCGGGCGTGGTGTATTCGATGTCGAAGGCGACGATTTGTTGTTTGAGGATTAGGAGgtggctgaggaggaagaggtgcgCGTCGGTAGTGGTGGTTTTTGTGCGCAGGAGGGTGCTGGCGCTGTGTAGGGAGGTCGTGGTTTGGTGCACGATTTGGTGGGCGAGGTCGTCGAAGACGGTGGACTGGTTTGTTTGTATGTTAGTTTgtatgttggttggttgtggGGGAGGATAGGGGTGGGATGTACGTTGACAAGACGGTAGATTCGGCTTAGGAGCCAGATGGCTTTGCGGAGGGTTGGGTACCAGCCGCTTTGGTcttgggttgttggggacTCGAGGTCCCATTTTGTAGcggcggtggtagtggtgtcTTCGGGGTTCGTTGATGAAGGGTCGCTGTCGTTGctgggtttggttgttgATTTGGGTCGGGTTGGGAGTGTCGTTGTGGTGGGAGTGTCTGTGGAGGTGATCTTGCGGCCGCTGATTTGGCCTTCGGtgacggagatggagaattgTTTGTTGCGAGCTGGGTAGTCGAGGTCTTCGGGGCGAGGTTTGTAGCGCTCGATCTCGTCGCGGAGGAAGGCTTGCGCGCGGAAGACGAGGCGGGTTTGGACGTCTTCGAGGGCGGGTTGGATCAGCGCTGGGAAGTCGAGCTGGTTGGCGTCGACTTGTTGCTCGATATCCTCGTCTTGGTCGAGCAGGTATCGGGTTTGCAGGAGGGTGCAGAGCTGGCAGAGCTTGACGATCTTGTCTTCGTGGATGATGCGCGGTCTAAGGTGGTCGTAGAGCGGTTCGCAGATTGTTTCTAGGAAGTCGTAGAGTCCGCCGTGGCCGTGGAACCATTCGCCCCATAGTTCGAACTCGTCGAGGCATACGCCGCGGATGTAGCTGATGCTGGCGCGGGCGAAGGAGACGAGGTCCTGGGAAGATGTTGGAGACTGCGCGAGGTCGTTGAGGTTCTTGTAGACGAGGGGGATGATCAATTTCCCGCGCGTGGCTGCGTAGTTCGCATGAAGCTCGTTCAGCAAGCTCTGGTATTCGGCTTCGGTGCCCTGGTCGGGGTCTAGAGGCGGGACGGCTCGCTTCTGGATCTCGAGTCCGATCTGTTTCAGTTCCGGCGCGCCGACTCTGAATTTGGCGTAGAGCAGCGTGGACATGGTTGTGTCATTGAGCTGCTTATCTGCAATCTTCTTCGACGCATCGGCGTATACATCGCGGAGGGAGGACACAAAGTGGGTTCTGATCAAGGTGAGGGCACGGGTCATGAGTAAACGGTACCTGGAGCGGTATACACCAGCTTCCTTTTGATCGGGCTGCGAAATAGGGCCCATTAGCTAGAAAGCGATAGATATGGTGATGTATACTGACATGTGTCTCCATGTAATCCAGGCATTCGTCGAGACGCCGTAGCATATCCGAGAATTCCTTCCCACGGACTGTATTACCAGCCCCAGGAGCATTCAGTCTCCTCGACGCAGGATCCAGAAAGTCATAATACTGGAGGTTCTCTTGAATATCCTCCGCCAAATCCGAGTCATGCTTCTGCGCAGAGAGCAGCCCCTCACATTGTTTCCGGAATTGGGAGGTCTGCGATTCCACGGCTCTAAAGTCGTTCGAGAGGCTAGTCAAAAGATCGAGGGTCGACGATGTATCGGTCAACAAGGAATCGAGATGGGACTTGGACATTTGAAGCTCCTGGAGGCAAGCTCTAAGAACAATTGATGTCAGCATAGACCAGGGGCTCTGTGGGGGGTAGACCGCGGATGGGCGTACTGGTACTCATCGTAGCTAGCCTCCAGCAGGCTCTCCTCTACCTCATTGTACCATTGTGCAAACTCCAGCTCGTTGCGAATATCGGTAACCGAGTCCACATCATCCGGAATTGTCTCGAGTTGGGTGGCCTCTTTGACCTTCTGTTCCAGAGCCCGACCCGACGGGGCAGTTTGGCGTCGACTTCGCTGTCCTGCAGCTTGTTGGCGCATTGTGGGGTGATTCTTCAGTGTTCAAAAGATGTTCCTTATAGCCTCTGCATCAAAGCCCCCATAAAAACAAGGTAAACAATCCCTATCAAACCCAGAGCCCAGGCGCAGGGAAAGACAGAGGAGCAATGAATCCGGCGTGGCTTCAATGCGCTATTCTGCCGGGGTCTTCCGCCTACGCGACTTGACGCAACATCCAGCTGATGTTTTGCCTCTTTCTCATTGATCGATCAAGATCCGCTCAGGAATAAACAAGAATATTGGAATTTAACTTCAGTCTCGGCGTGCGAAACCATTAAGCACTGCCAAACATCATGTGGACTCATCGGGGGCGGCAATCGGTGACCACCGTCGTCACCAACTCTTCACGTCGCCTTGTGAGAAACAACCGATCTATCGCCACGCCCTGGCGCAGATCTTATGCCAGCAGTAACAAGGGACCGGAGCCATCGGTTAACTCGAACTGGCTCCGGAACTCTTTGGGCGTGGCGGGAGCAGGCACTGCTGCCGTTTTCATTTACGAATATGCTACATCCAACCCGAGCCAGATTGAGAAGCCAGTGGAGAAGGTGAAAGACCTCGCTAAATCCGCTGAGGAATTGAGCTCGCAGTACATACAGCACAAGCGGAGTGTTAAGAGTCCCGGTGTCTATGTCTGGGGCAATAACGCCTATCGTGTGGTTGATCCGGAATCCAAGGAGTCCGTGGTGAAGACTCCCCGGAAATTTGCTTACTTTGAAGGTCAAGTGCTCAGAGACCTCAAGCTCGGAGAGAGGTCCGGCGCAGCCATTACGGAGAATGGCGACCTGGTCCAATGGGGCAAGGGCTACTCAGAGACTGAATTCAAGCCCACAAAGACTCTTACCGGCAAGAATCTAGCTTCGTTATGCATGTCCAACGATCGAATCCTCGCGTTGTCCTCGGACGGCAATGTCTACTCACTACCCATTGCCAAGGAGGACCAACTGGGTGGCCGCAAGACTAAGGAAGGGTCATGGGTGCCTTTCCGGTCGGGAACATCCAGTATTAGCTACCGCTTGCTGCAGCCGACATTGAAGCTGGGCGAGCGTGTAACCGCTCTCGCCAGCGGACTCGACCATGCTCTACTCTTGACCAGCTCCGGCCGGGTATTCTCCGTTGCTGCTTCCACTGAGAATTACCCTTCCTTTGGACAGCTCGGTATTCCCGGCTTGACCTGGGCTACTCGCCCCAAGGGGCCGGTGGATGCCCTTCACGAGATTACTGCGCTCAAGGGCTCCAAGATCGTCCAGATTGCTGCGGGCGATTACCACTCGCTTGCTCTTGACAAGGACGGCAATGTGTTCGCTTTTGGCGACAACTCTTTCGGACAGTTGGCGATGGAGTTCAACCCGTCCTCGCCTTTCTGCGACACCCCGACTCTGGTGCCCATCAGGAACCTCTACCGCGGTCCCTGGTTGCCCAAGGTCACTCGGGTCGCGGCCGGAGGTGCCAACAGCTTCTTCACCGTGGATGCGCAGCGCATACTCAGCTCCAAGGAGGACCCTGCCACCCTCCGTGACTTGGGGCGCATCACTGCGGATACCTGGGCTTGCGGACGCGGCATCTGGGGAGCTCTGGGTACCGGCAAATGGACCCACGTACAGGATTCGCTCGCCAAGGTGAAGGCACTGAGTGGTCTTTCCGAATTCGATGAGAAGACCAACCGCCTGACGCCCATCCGCATCCATGATCTCTCAGTCGGCACGACACATGTCTCCGCGGTCATGAACAACAGTACCCATGTGGATTCAGCTCCCTCCAGCACCTTGAACGATACTCGTGACTGGGGATACGATGCGCTCTGGTGGGGAGGCAACGAGCACTTCCAGCTGGGCACAGGCAAGCGCAGTAACCTGTCCAAGCCGAACTACATCCACGCCCCGCCGGAGGAAGCAGACGAGCAGCAGGAAGCACGCCTCCAGATCATGCCTCGTCATAAGGGCAAGGTTGACCGTCGCACGGTGAGCATGGAGCAGCGCGTGGTATGTGGACGACACATCTCTGCCATCTATTCTTCCGTATAATTTGatccccttctttttccatgTATAATGAACCATAATTGGTGCTATGACCATGTATATTAGCTATATCTTCTGGGCGCGTTATGAGGTGATTGGGGTTGAAAAAGTCGTGATCAGGGCATGTAATACCAACCTATCAGCACACAGCTGGAATTCAATGCAAATCCCATACGCTACATAGTACTAGGGTCTTTTGTCTGGAAGCGTGAATGGTTCCTCAACGGCCATCAGTGCCGGATCTCCACCAAAGACTGGGTCATGATGGCGAATACCCGGAAAATGTCATCACTTCAGTGGATCCTCTCGTCTTCCGCCTGCCCTTCCGATTGACTTTTGACAGCCACAATGGCTGCTCCATGagctgctttttctttgcaaTTCCTTGAGGTTTTCCCTTCAATATCGTTGTCGCATCGCCGCATATAGTCTCTCTCCTTTGTCCACCCCTGAATATTCTCTTGTATATCCACCgattcctcctcatctcctccaatcTCTCACCCCGCATCCATGGCTTCTGCCCCGCCGGCCAGTCGCGCCGATGAAGTACAAAATGTGAGTCATGCTCTTTTTTCACTCCTGACGAGCTGGCGCATATTCCTCAACCCTAGCTCCTGTCTCTATGAGCCACTGGCATCATCCTATCCTCCAATTCGCACCATACTGACCGCATTGACTGCTCTACAGCTTCTGAAAGCCGTCGAGGATCTCCTGATTCCGTTCATCCGAAGCGCCGATGAGGACCCTTTAGCCCAGCAATCGCTGCACAACGGCACCAATGGCGACTCCAAGCCTCGAGGCACGGCCCTCGTCGAACACAAGAAGCCCGAAGAGCTGCAGAAGCTCCTCCAATTAGACTTGCCCGACCAAGGAACCGGACAAGACGGACTCATCGAAGTCCTGCGCAAGGTTCTGCGCTACTCGGTCAACACATGGCACCAGGGATTCCTCGACAAGCTTTATGCATCAACCAACGCCCCCGGCGTAGCGTCGGAGCTTATCCTGGCGGCGCTCAACACCAACGTCCACGTCTACCAGGTCTCCCCAGCCCTGACCGTCATTGAGAAACACACCGGCAAGCAACTCGCCTCTCTCTTCGGCCTCAATGGCCCCCGCGCCGGAGGCATCTCCGTCCAAGGAGGCTCcgcctccaacaccacctcGATCGTGATCGCGCGCAACAACCTCTACCCCAGCACCAAGAAAGACGGCAATGGCAACTACCGCTTCGTGCTCTTCACCAGCGCCCACGGCCACTACAGCATCGAAAAGGCCGCCCAAATGCTCGGCCTCGGCAGCTCCTCCGTCTGGGCCGTCCCCATCGACAAACAAGGCCGCATGATCCCCTCGGAGCTCGAAGCCCTCGTCCAAAAGGCCCTCGCCGAGAACCGCACCCCCTTCTACGTCAACGCCACCGCCGGCACCACCGTCCTGGGCTCCTTCGACCCCTTCCACGAAATTGCCGCCATCTGCAAGAAATACAACCTGTGGTTCCACGTCGACGGCTCCTGGGGAGgttccttcatcttctcctcctcccaacgCGCCAAACTCTCCGGTGCCGAAAAAGCAGACAGCATCGCCATCAACCCCCACAAAATGCTCGGCGTCCCCGTCACCtgctccttcctcctcgccgccgACATCCGTCGCTTCCATCTCgccaacaccctccccgccGGCTACCTCTTCCACAACGACGACACCGCCGCTGCCGCACCAGACTCCCTCAACGGCGAGACCGAACTCGTCGTCGACTCCCCCGAGGTCTGGGACCTCGCAGACCTCACCCTCCAATGCGGCCGTCGCGCAGACTCCCTCAAGCTCTTCCTCAGCTGGACCTACTACGGCACGGCCGGGTACGAGCAACAAATCGACTCCGCCTGCGCCGTAGCAGCGCACCTCGCTACGCTGGTCGAACAGAACCCCAACTTCGTCCTCGTCAGCGAGAACCCGCCGCCATGTCTGCAGGTGTGCTTCCATTATGCGCCGAACCGTGCGTACGTGCATCCCCGCGGACTGGTCTCGAATGAGACGGAGCGCGGGAAGGCGAATAGTAAGGTCACGGAGCAGATCACGCATGCGATTGTGGGCAAGGGGTTCATGGTGGATTTTGCTCCGCCGagtggggatgaggatgctgttGGGAATGGGAAGTTCTTCCGGTGTGTGGTGAATGTTCAGACGACGAGGGAGACGGTGGAGGGGCTGATTCGGGCGATTGAGGAGGTTGGGCCGGCGATTGTGGAGAggttgaagagggagagtgCGGGGGAAGTGTCGACGAGAAggttgggggagaggggtcATGGTCCTGTTGTGCATCATTGAGGGGTGGGTCTGGTTCGTATGTGTCtactaatatttagatatattttggGATGTTTTTGTAGAAACAAAAGTCTGGGCTATAGATGGGATGGTATAAATATAGAGGgtacatacacatacatatAGGGTGGGCATATAACGAGGAATACAGTGAATGAGATGATGAGCTTATATATGAATGCACTGTGGATTGTAACCATGGATATCTCATGCAACTACTAATTACTACCACCCTCATCCATATATACACCCCCGGTGTACTCCCTCAACTAATTACCAATCTCCGCCCGTCTCTCAAGCACGCTTCTCGCCTCCGCCTCAGTCAAACTCTCGATCCCCAGTTCTGCAAGCACAACCCGCGCGCTCTCATTATCCTTGAAGAGTCGCTTCTCAACCTCCCATAGCCCGGGGCGTGTATCTCCCTCGACTTCTGAGTCCTCCGTTGTAGTGGTAGTCTTCGCATCAGCCGAATTCTCCAGTCCTAACAAAATAAGACCCTCCGCTAGTTTCTTCATGCTCTTGATAGAACTGCCAGCTGTTGGCTGCCCTGCTCCGCTTCCTAGCGCAGTGTCAACGACACTGCAGAGATGTTCGACGTCGCTGATGAATTGGGCGGCGCCGGCTGCGGAGAAAGTGTTTCTTGTGAGTACACTGCTCCAGAAGTAGGTctggatggcgaggaggacCTGGCGGGTGATGCGGCGGAGCGGGGCGACGCCCAGTGCGCGGGAGAGGAAGGTAATTTCGGTGGAGAGGGTGCGCATTGCTGGTGCGAGGTCggaagtgggagggagaggagtggtggtgttaCTCGTGGAAATGGAAGCCCAGGTGGAGACGCGGGAATAGGGTTTCAAAGCAGAGCGCACGTTTGAAGTGAGAgtggaggtgatgatggattctgAACGGAGGCGGAGACGGCGGTAGGCGGAGGCGGTCTCGTCGAAGAGAGCGCCATCTGTTGAGGATGCACCGCTGCTTTGGCCGTGGTTGTTGTTCACGGCTTGGGAGGTGCGGGATGCGACGTCTGCGATGGACATGGTGCCCGCTACGTTCTTGCCGCCGTCCTTGTTTTGTCGAACGCGGTCTTGGAGCTCGGTCCAGAgttcgacgaagaagacttcGTTGCTCCagtcttccatcttcttctcgagGTATTCCGCGCTGCCGAAGACTCGGCAGAGTCGTTCGAGTCCGGCCACGCCTTCGATGCTGGCGGCATCGGCGCCTTGGACGGTGCGGCCAATGGCGGAGGTCATGGCGAGGTAGGCTTCGAGTGCAGAGTGCAGGCGTTCGTGGAATTGGTCGAAAATGGTGATTTGGATGTCGATGAGGAAGCGCAGCTTCTGGCTGAACGAAGACAAGGGCTGGTAGCGCTCCGTTATTGTCTCGAGAAGATCGTTCACCCGAATTGCAGCCTTGGTAGGCTTGGTTGAAGTGAGGTCGACGCCTTCATAGTCGATGTGGCCGCTATCCGGGGTGTCGACGATCTCCTTGTAGCGGGCCAATGCGAATTCCTTTTCGACCTGAAGCCAGCGGTCAAACCAGCCTTGCTTGGTCAGGACTTCCCAAGTCATTCCCCGCCAGTCGTCGGTGGAGTAAGGATCCGGTAGGTAGTTCCACGACTCGCGAACTTCGTTGTCAAAGTTCATCAATTCATGCATGAAGTGGCTCAGCAGCTGCGGGTGATTCGAGATCTGAGGTAGAAACGTAGTTATCTTATGATTCAGCACTGGCAGAAGCGCTGTGATATAAGCATGAGAGGCATTGTAGAAGTTCCACGCTATATCAGTGCCGACATTCTGTGCCTCTTGGTCGAAGATGGGTTGGAGGAACGAGGCGAAGAATCCTCCAAAGTTGTTGATCAGGTCCATAACATGAGCCAGGAAATACTCGGGCTGCCCTGAGTTAGAAACTAGTTTTCGTTGCTGCAAAAACATGTACGTACCTTGTCAAGCCTATTTGTCGGCTTGTCTCCGCTGAAATGGTACTTGAAGCGCAGTTCGAGCGGATGCACCATGACTTCCAATGGTAGTAGAACTGGCGGCTCGGCGCCATGGTGTTTCGACACAGAGGTATGAGACTCGAGCTCCCTATAGCTGACTGGTTACCCAAGTATTGAAGTTGACCTTGATGCCACGTACGGTTTCTGCAGGCCCAGAAGCAGTTCCACATTCTCCCTCCACTGTGCCTGTATATCCTCCGGGAAGTGTAGTTCCTTCGAGGGCCATTTCATCTGCTCCATCGTTCCCTGTAGTCGTTGGGCGAAGTCTGATTTCATTTGCTCCCTGAGGGCGGACGATAGCTTTCCCACGTAGTCGACCAGGTGAGGGGCAGCCCCTTCTGCAGCTGGCTGAGCATCTTTGAGGGACTGGGCAACGTTGCGTAGTCGGGTATATGACTGGATCGCGATCTGCGGTTGATCTTTGATGTTGTTCAAGGCCTCCTTGCTGTTTTCAGGATCAGCGACCGTTGTCTTGCTTAACATGTTACTATTCCATACCTCAGCTCTTCCGCCTCCT
It contains:
- the COG3 gene encoding Golgi transport complex subunit COG3 (COG:U;~EggNog:ENOG410PKJA;~InterPro:IPR007265;~PFAM:PF04136;~go_component: GO:0005801 - cis-Golgi network [Evidence IEA];~go_component: GO:0016020 - membrane [Evidence IEA];~go_process: GO:0006886 - intracellular protein transport [Evidence IEA]), producing MRQQAAGQRSRRQTAPSGRALEQKVKEATQLETIPDDVDSVTDIRNELEFAQWYNEVEESLLEASYDEYQACLQELQMSKSHLDSLLTDTSSTLDLLTSLSNDFRAVESQTSQFRKQCEGLLSAQKHDSDLAEDIQENLQYYDFLDPASRRLNAPGAGNTVRGKEFSDMLRRLDECLDYMETHPDQKEAGVYRSRYRLLMTRALTLIRTHFVSSLRDVYADASKKIADKQLNDTTMSTLLYAKFRVGAPELKQIGLEIQKRAVPPLDPDQGTEAEYQSLLNELHANYAATRGKLIIPLVYKNLNDLAQSPTSSQDLVSFARASISYIRGVCLDEFELWGEWFHGHGGLYDFLETICEPLYDHLRPRIIHEDKIVKLCQLCTLLQTRYLLDQDEDIEQQVDANQLDFPALIQPALEDVQTRLVFRAQAFLRDEIERYKPRPEDLDYPARNKQFSISVTEGQISGRKITSTDTPTTTTLPTRPKSTTKPSNDSDPSSTNPEDTTTTAATKWDLESPTTQDQSGWYPTLRKAIWLLSRIYRLVNVHPTPILPHNQPTYKLTYKQTSPPSSTTSPTKSCTKPRPPYTAPAPSCAQKPPLPTRTSSSSATS
- a CDS encoding RCC1 domain-containing protein (COG:J;~EggNog:ENOG410QDBB;~InterPro:IPR009091,IPR000408;~PFAM:PF13540,PF00415), with protein sequence MWTHRGRQSVTTVVTNSSRRLVRNNRSIATPWRRSYASSNKGPEPSVNSNWLRNSLGVAGAGTAAVFIYEYATSNPSQIEKPVEKVKDLAKSAEELSSQYIQHKRSVKSPGVYVWGNNAYRVVDPESKESVVKTPRKFAYFEGQVLRDLKLGERSGAAITENGDLVQWGKGYSETEFKPTKTLTGKNLASLCMSNDRILALSSDGNVYSLPIAKEDQLGGRKTKEGSWVPFRSGTSSISYRLLQPTLKLGERVTALASGLDHALLLTSSGRVFSVAASTENYPSFGQLGIPGLTWATRPKGPVDALHEITALKGSKIVQIAAGDYHSLALDKDGNVFAFGDNSFGQLAMEFNPSSPFCDTPTLVPIRNLYRGPWLPKVTRVAAGGANSFFTVDAQRILSSKEDPATLRDLGRITADTWACGRGIWGALGTGKWTHVQDSLAKVKALSGLSEFDEKTNRLTPIRIHDLSVGTTHVSAVMNNSTHVDSAPSSTLNDTRDWGYDALWWGGNEHFQLGTGKRSNLSKPNYIHAPPEEADEQQEARLQIMPRHKGKVDRRTVSMEQRVVCGRHISAIYSSV